From Chryseobacterium camelliae:
CTGGGTAAGAGAACAGAAATTTGACAGGCTGGGATGTTTCACCTATTCCCATGAAGAAAATACCACAGCCCATGTCCTTGAAGACAATATTCCGCAGGAAGTCAAAGAAGCCAGGGTAGAGGAAATCATGGAGTTGCAATCGCAGATTTCATGGGAGAAAAATCAGGAAAAAATCGGCCACGTATATAAATGTGTTTTCGACAGAAAGGAAGGCAATTATTTTATCGGCAGGACGGAATATGATTCCCCTGATGTAGATAATACAGTCCTGGTACCGGCTGAAAATACCTACATTTCCATCGGTGAATTTGCCCATGTAAAAATTACCTCTGCTGAAGAATTTGATCTTTACGGAGAGCTTGTATAAATTAAAACAGTCAACATATAAAAGCTAATAAGCAAGTCTTATTGGCTTTTTTTATTTCTATATATTGATTATAAGTTATTTGCGGTACTGTTCATAAATAATATTTCTTAAAAAGTTAATTTTGTTAACTTTCAAAATATTATTTTAACGTTTTTTAACAGTGTGTAATAAGTTATTGATAAAGAGCTATTTGGATTTTAATTTGACTTTTAATTAAGGTTTCATTAACTAATGTTAACTTTTAAAATAGGTAGGTTAGAAGTTTCCATATAGATTTGCCTTCGTCAAAACCCTATAAAAGTTTAAAATGATTAAAAGATTCATTCTCGTAATCATAATGATGATTTCAACCTTTAGCACATACTCTTTTAGCAAATATGCTGCTGACGCCAAAAAAACAAGTTACGCATCTTATTATAACGACAAATTCAACGGTAGAAAAACAGCCAGCGGAGAAATTTTTGATAATTCAAAATTTACCGCAGCCAACAGATCACTTCCTTTTGGTACCCATATCAAGGTAACCAACCTTAATACCGGTAAAGAGGTTATTGTTAAGATTAATGACCGTGGACCCTACTCTTCTTCCAGGTCTTTAGATATGTCAAAAGCTGCCTTTAAGGAAATCGGAGATACAGGCAGAGGAACCATTCCTGTTGAGTATGAAATTGTTGATTAAATTAAAATAAAAATCCGTTTGACCTTAAGGTCAGACGGATTTGTTTTATAGGTCGATTTCTACCAGAGCAGGGCAGTGATCAGAATGTACGGCTTCTTTAAGAATCACAGCCCTCGAAAGCTGGTCTTTTAAAGTATAGGAGGTAAAATTATAGTCGAGGCGCCAGCCTTTATTTTTTCCTCGCGCGTTCTGTCTGTAACTCCACCATGTGTAATGATCAGGCTGGTCATTGAAAAACCTGAAACTGTCGATCAGTTCGCATTCTTCAATAAAACTGGTCATCCATTCTCTTTCCATCGGCAGGAATCCTGATACGTTTTTCAGCCGAACTGGGTCATGGATGTCGATCGCCTGGTGACAAATATTAAAATCACCGGAGATAATGAGGTTCGTAATACTTTTTTTAAGCTCTTTGATGTAGTCCAGAAAATCATGGCAGAACTGCATTTTGAAATCCAGGCGCTCTATATTGGAGGCAGAGGGTACATACACTGAGATGGCAGAATATCCGTCAAAGTCAGCCCTGATGATCCTTCCCTCACTGTCGTAGCTTTCAATACCGCATCCATATTCTACATGATTAGGTTTTGTCTTTGAAGCGATGCCTACACCGCTATAACCTTTTCTCACGGCAGAATGCCAGTAACTGTGATAGCCGAGTTTTTCAAAGCTTTCAATGTCAATCTGGTCGTTTCCTGCCTTACTTTCCTGGATGCAGATAATATCGGGATCAGCTGTTTTCAGCCATCCTAGAAAATCTTTGGTGAAGGCCGCCCGGATACCGTTTACGTTATAAGTAATTAGTCTCATGATTCTTTGATAAAAAGCTTAAAATTTTCATTGTATTTAGAAGGGATAAATTCGGCAATCTCATAGTTGGCAACCTGATGACGGTAAAATGGGTCTTCCTTGATTATTTCCTCAAGTTCACTTTTTGATGCTGCATTGGCTATGATAATGCCCCCCGTCCGGGGATTCTTCCTGCCGGAAGCTATAAAGCTGCCAGATTCATAATGTTTATCAAGAAAAGCATTGTGTTCGGGAATAAGGCGGTCAATATCTTCAAAAGGGCCGGAATAGGTAAGGGAAATAATAAACATAATTTTTTTACGAAGATATAAACTATTGAACAGTATAAAAAATGAGCGGAAAAAATCGTGAGATTTTTTCCGCTCAGAACCCAGACTAAATAAACTATGAAAAAAACTATTTGGGTTCTAATATGCTGAACGGAATAATACATTCCTCCAGGGATATTCCGCCGTGCTGGTATGTTTCTTTATAGTAATTTACAAAGTGGTTGTAATTTTTAGGATATGCTAAGAAAATATTATTCTTGGCAAAAATATACTTTGAGCTCAGGTTACCTTTGGGCAAAAACAGCTTTTCAGGGTTGGTAATGGCCCAGACATCACTGTTATCATAAGTAAGGCTCTTTCCGGTCTTATAACGGATGTTGGTTGAGGTTTCACGGTCACCTACCACCTTGCTTGGCTTTTTCACATATACTGTGCCATGATCTGTTGTGATCACAAGTTTGAATCCGCTTTCCGCGGCTGCTTTGATGATTTTCAGTAGTGAAGAATTTTCAAACCAGTTGTATGTTAACGATCTGAACGTTTTATCATCACGGATTAACTGGTCTACAATGTGGTTATCCGTTTTAGCGTGTGACAGGATATCAATGAAATTGTAAACGATCACCAGAAGATCATTGTTTTTATGCTGGTTGAAATCATCATAAATCTTCCTCTCAAAATCTGCATTCAGTACTTTCAGGTACTTCATCGACTTTGAGTTCAGGCCGATCCTCTTCATCTGGTCTTCAAGAAAATCCCGTTCATACTCATTTTTATTTCCTTCTTCATTATCATTGAACCATTTATCCGGAAAACGTTTTTCAATTTCAGAAGGCATCAGTCCTGCAAAGAAAGAATTTCTCGCATATTGTGTAGCCGTTGGGAGAATACTGTAATAATAGTCTTCAGAGACTTTATTATAATATTTCGTGAACAGAGGCTCGATTACCCTCCATTGGTCGTAACGGAGATTGTCTACCATCAGCAAAAGTACCTTGTCTTTTTCAACCTCAGGTTTTACCTTTTCCTTGAAAAGCGTATGGCTCATTACCGGTTTGTCAGGACCTTGTAGCCAGTCTTCATAGTTCTTCTCAATAAATTTGGCAAACTGAATGTTGGCTTCCTCTTTCTGGCTCTGGAGCAGATCTGCAAACTCATTATCAGTAACCTTATCGAACTTGATTTCCCAGTTCAGGATCTTTTTGTAGTATTCTGCCCACTCCTGATATGTTCTCAGGTAGGATAGCTCCATAGAAAGGTTTCTGAATTCCTGCTGATACTGAAGGATCGTTTTCTGTTCCACAAGATTATCTTCCTGGAGATTTTTCTTCAGCGATAAAAGGATCTGGTTGGGGTTTACAGGTTTCAGGATGTAATCGGCAATCTGAGATCCGATGGCTTCCTCCATGATATGCTCCTCTTCACTTTTGGTCACCATCACGATTTTAAGAGCATTGTCTTTCTCTTTGATCATTGGAATGGCTTCCAGTCCGGAAATTCCGGGCATGTTTTCATCAATGAGCGTCAACGCAAACTTCTCCGAATCCATAAGTTCCAGAGCTTCATTCACGTTATTTACGGGGGTTACATGGTAGCCCTTTTTTTCTAAAAATACGATGTGAGGTTTAAGTAAATCTATTTCATCATCTATCCATAATATCTTTTCCGACATAATTTATTTTTTACATGATTACAGCATCAAAATACTGACCAAATCACGGTTTGTGATGCAAAAGTAAGGAGGATATTAGTTAAATAATAGTTAAATCAAAGAGTGCAGGTGGTTATTTAACTAACTCTAACACTTACAATGGCTTATATTAACAGGCTTTTATCTGGGCTACCCTATGATACAGACTGAATGACAGCAGGATGCTCATGTCCCATGCTGTACGTCTGACATTATGACATTCAGGTGAATTTAATAGGGCTTACCGTTAAATTTTACTAACTTTGTATCCATACGTATCCTTCATGCAGAA
This genomic window contains:
- the porX gene encoding T9SS response regulator signal transducer PorX: MSEKILWIDDEIDLLKPHIVFLEKKGYHVTPVNNVNEALELMDSEKFALTLIDENMPGISGLEAIPMIKEKDNALKIVMVTKSEEEHIMEEAIGSQIADYILKPVNPNQILLSLKKNLQEDNLVEQKTILQYQQEFRNLSMELSYLRTYQEWAEYYKKILNWEIKFDKVTDNEFADLLQSQKEEANIQFAKFIEKNYEDWLQGPDKPVMSHTLFKEKVKPEVEKDKVLLLMVDNLRYDQWRVIEPLFTKYYNKVSEDYYYSILPTATQYARNSFFAGLMPSEIEKRFPDKWFNDNEEGNKNEYERDFLEDQMKRIGLNSKSMKYLKVLNADFERKIYDDFNQHKNNDLLVIVYNFIDILSHAKTDNHIVDQLIRDDKTFRSLTYNWFENSSLLKIIKAAAESGFKLVITTDHGTVYVKKPSKVVGDRETSTNIRYKTGKSLTYDNSDVWAITNPEKLFLPKGNLSSKYIFAKNNIFLAYPKNYNHFVNYYKETYQHGGISLEECIIPFSILEPK
- a CDS encoding YciI family protein, with the protein product MFIISLTYSGPFEDIDRLIPEHNAFLDKHYESGSFIASGRKNPRTGGIIIANAASKSELEEIIKEDPFYRHQVANYEIAEFIPSKYNENFKLFIKES
- a CDS encoding septal ring lytic transglycosylase RlpA family protein yields the protein MIKRFILVIIMMISTFSTYSFSKYAADAKKTSYASYYNDKFNGRKTASGEIFDNSKFTAANRSLPFGTHIKVTNLNTGKEVIVKINDRGPYSSSRSLDMSKAAFKEIGDTGRGTIPVEYEIVD
- a CDS encoding exodeoxyribonuclease III, which produces MRLITYNVNGIRAAFTKDFLGWLKTADPDIICIQESKAGNDQIDIESFEKLGYHSYWHSAVRKGYSGVGIASKTKPNHVEYGCGIESYDSEGRIIRADFDGYSAISVYVPSASNIERLDFKMQFCHDFLDYIKELKKSITNLIISGDFNICHQAIDIHDPVRLKNVSGFLPMEREWMTSFIEECELIDSFRFFNDQPDHYTWWSYRQNARGKNKGWRLDYNFTSYTLKDQLSRAVILKEAVHSDHCPALVEIDL